Proteins co-encoded in one Kribbella solani genomic window:
- a CDS encoding MarR family winged helix-turn-helix transcriptional regulator has protein sequence MTIAPSLCSPLALADAEPTRAAEPWESDVLTAYGLLREAAAELDHLMRHSLKRSGLQMAMFELLLRLARSHGEKQRLTSLARELTVTTGGITRLVDRAENLGLVRREPCPDDARGSFAVLTEEGKRRLREALPDHLLEIDSLWMSQLADDRDAVLGRLRRVRDNARRWPNGRPGLGPITPDRI, from the coding sequence ATGACCATCGCGCCTTCGCTTTGCTCGCCCCTAGCGCTCGCCGATGCAGAACCCACTCGCGCCGCCGAACCCTGGGAAAGCGACGTGCTGACGGCCTACGGCCTGCTGCGAGAAGCAGCAGCCGAGCTGGATCACCTGATGCGCCATTCCCTGAAGCGCAGTGGACTGCAAATGGCAATGTTCGAACTGTTGCTGCGGCTTGCCCGCAGCCACGGGGAGAAGCAGCGTCTCACCTCGCTCGCCCGGGAGCTGACCGTCACCACCGGCGGCATCACCCGGCTGGTCGACCGCGCCGAGAACCTCGGCCTGGTTCGCCGGGAGCCCTGTCCTGACGATGCCCGCGGCTCGTTCGCCGTCCTGACCGAGGAGGGGAAGCGCCGGCTGCGCGAAGCGTTGCCGGACCACCTGCTCGAGATCGACAGCCTCTGGATGTCCCAGTTGGCGGACGACCGCGACGCTGTCCTCGGCAGGCTCCGACGGGTCCGGGACAACGCCCGCCGCTGGCCGAACGGCCGGCCGGGACTAGGGCCGATCACACCCGACCGGATCTGA
- a CDS encoding TetR/AcrR family transcriptional regulator codes for MEPTKRPEPAKRRRSNTRARLLAGALDVFAERGFQGASVEDICERAGFTRGAFYSNFGSKDELVLALFQATTDRLLEQIEALLPELANQPGSLLDAVLSLLDETAPDQRQWHLISAEFTLHALRDKDAAEALNKQRTMFRESLTRLVEQITETSGMELTVPAEQFVRMVIAVHEGARSQSLLEPREVPAGSLEHTFLPMVLAAVSRPSR; via the coding sequence ATGGAACCGACCAAGCGCCCCGAACCGGCCAAGCGTCGCCGCTCGAACACCCGGGCCCGGCTGCTCGCGGGAGCGCTCGACGTGTTCGCCGAGCGCGGGTTCCAGGGTGCCTCGGTGGAGGACATCTGCGAGCGGGCCGGATTCACCCGCGGCGCCTTCTACTCCAACTTCGGCTCCAAGGACGAGCTGGTCCTGGCCCTCTTCCAGGCCACCACCGACCGGTTGCTGGAGCAGATCGAGGCGCTGCTCCCGGAGCTGGCCAATCAACCCGGCTCGCTGCTCGACGCCGTCCTGAGCCTGCTCGACGAGACCGCGCCGGACCAGCGCCAGTGGCACCTGATCTCCGCCGAGTTCACCCTGCACGCGCTCCGCGACAAGGACGCGGCCGAGGCGCTGAACAAGCAGCGCACGATGTTCCGCGAGAGCCTGACCAGATTGGTCGAGCAGATCACCGAGACCAGCGGGATGGAGCTGACCGTCCCGGCGGAGCAGTTCGTCCGGATGGTGATCGCCGTACACGAAGGGGCCCGGTCGCAGAGCCTGCTCGAGCCGCGGGAGGTCCCGGCCGGCTCGCTGGAGCACACGTTCCTGCCGATGGTGCTGGCAGCGGTCAGCCGACCTTCACGCTGA
- a CDS encoding molybdopterin-dependent oxidoreductase, producing the protein MKQQVDPKAPGGTKWRGAVGGVLAALAGLAVGSVVAGFLGTAQTPVTAIGSAFIDRVPPWLKDLAISWFGTHDKTALRVGILIVVGVLAAVGGILAVRRYWAGALITVALTAAAIAAAITRADSGQTGFLPSLLAGATALIVLRLFSRRLEPLVDAPDDGVSRRGFLQLSAGVALGSAAVGLLGRVANGSRAAVADARAALRLPQPPSLAPPAGVQADGAVPWVTANADFYRIDTALSVPQIVPSDWKLRIHGMVDRELELTFDDLLKRQVVHKWVTLTCVSNEVGGNLIGNALWSGVLLKDLLEEVGPAKNADAIQSTSKDGFTAGTPLPTLLDDRQAMLAYAMNGQPLPVEHGFPVRIVVPGLYGYVSATKWLVDIEVTRFDQFQGYWTPRGWSELGPIKLSSRIDVPGGKKVAPGPVTVAGVAWDQNVGVSKVEVRVDGGPWQQATLAADASIETWRQWHWTWQASGGTHVLQVRAFDDKGNPQVESSAPPAPNGATGLHTVSVKVG; encoded by the coding sequence GTGAAGCAACAAGTCGATCCGAAGGCCCCTGGCGGCACCAAATGGCGTGGCGCCGTCGGCGGCGTCCTCGCGGCGCTGGCCGGGCTCGCGGTCGGCAGCGTCGTGGCCGGATTCCTCGGTACGGCGCAGACGCCCGTGACGGCGATCGGATCGGCCTTCATCGACCGGGTGCCGCCGTGGCTGAAGGACCTGGCGATCTCCTGGTTCGGTACGCACGACAAGACCGCGCTCCGAGTCGGAATCCTGATCGTGGTCGGCGTACTCGCGGCGGTCGGCGGCATCCTGGCCGTACGGCGCTACTGGGCCGGTGCCCTGATCACGGTCGCACTCACCGCCGCGGCGATCGCCGCGGCCATAACCCGCGCGGACTCCGGGCAGACCGGCTTCCTGCCGTCCTTGCTCGCCGGGGCCACCGCGCTGATCGTGCTGCGCCTGTTCAGCCGTCGGCTCGAGCCGCTGGTCGATGCCCCGGACGACGGGGTCAGCCGCCGTGGGTTCCTGCAGCTCTCGGCCGGTGTCGCGCTCGGCAGCGCCGCGGTCGGCCTACTGGGTCGCGTCGCCAACGGGAGCCGCGCCGCGGTCGCCGACGCACGGGCAGCGCTCCGGCTGCCGCAACCGCCGAGCCTCGCCCCGCCGGCCGGCGTGCAGGCCGACGGCGCCGTCCCCTGGGTGACGGCGAACGCGGACTTCTACCGGATCGACACCGCGCTCTCGGTGCCGCAGATCGTGCCGTCGGACTGGAAGCTGCGCATCCACGGGATGGTCGATCGCGAGCTCGAGCTGACCTTCGACGACCTGCTGAAACGCCAAGTTGTCCACAAGTGGGTAACTCTCACTTGTGTCAGCAACGAGGTCGGCGGCAACCTGATCGGCAACGCGTTGTGGTCCGGCGTGCTCCTGAAGGACCTGCTCGAAGAGGTCGGTCCGGCGAAGAACGCGGACGCGATCCAGTCGACCTCGAAGGACGGTTTCACCGCCGGTACGCCGCTGCCGACGCTGCTCGACGATCGGCAGGCGATGCTGGCGTACGCGATGAACGGGCAGCCGCTGCCGGTGGAACACGGGTTCCCGGTACGCATCGTCGTACCCGGCTTGTACGGGTATGTGTCGGCGACGAAATGGCTCGTGGACATCGAGGTGACGCGGTTCGACCAGTTCCAGGGGTACTGGACACCGCGTGGCTGGTCGGAGCTCGGTCCGATCAAACTGTCGTCGCGGATCGACGTACCAGGCGGCAAGAAGGTCGCGCCGGGGCCGGTCACGGTCGCCGGCGTGGCATGGGATCAGAACGTCGGCGTGTCCAAGGTCGAGGTACGCGTCGATGGTGGCCCCTGGCAACAGGCGACGCTGGCGGCGGATGCGTCGATCGAAACTTGGCGGCAGTGGCACTGGACCTGGCAGGCGTCGGGCGGTACGCACGTATTGCAGGTGCGCGCGTTCGACGACAAGGGCAATCCACAGGTGGAGTCGTCGGCGCCGCCCGCGCCGAACGGCGCGACCGGCCTGCACACCGTCAGCGTGAAGGTCGGCTGA
- a CDS encoding ABC transporter ATP-binding protein produces the protein MAVIEAAGLVKEFSRPAVLPGRLPRLRGLFSTKREITRAVSGVNFQVEPGELVGYLGPNGAGKSTTIKMLTGILTPTSGVCRVAGLEPSRDRARNARNIGVVFGQRTQLWYDLPLRDSFEVLGDLYNLDRTTYRDRVGLFTELLDLSDFLDTPVRSLSLGQRMRGDLVAAMLHAPSILFLDEPTVGLDVVAKARLTEFIAETNRTAGTTVVLTTHDMDDVERLCQRIIVIDSGTVLYDGDLSKLKERFMPYRFLVLTLAERSLRADIPFATEVDAAAVGAAVPYPDRTVVLRFDPREIATPALITQASQVYQVDELSIVDPRLTDVIAQLYDGVLT, from the coding sequence ATGGCGGTGATCGAGGCGGCCGGGCTGGTCAAGGAGTTCAGTCGGCCGGCGGTGCTCCCAGGCCGGCTGCCGCGGCTCCGCGGCCTGTTCAGCACCAAACGCGAGATCACCCGCGCGGTCAGCGGCGTGAACTTCCAGGTCGAGCCGGGCGAGCTGGTCGGTTACCTCGGGCCGAACGGCGCCGGGAAGTCCACGACCATCAAGATGCTCACCGGCATCCTCACGCCGACGTCCGGGGTCTGCCGGGTGGCCGGTCTGGAGCCGTCCCGGGACCGCGCGCGGAACGCCCGCAACATCGGCGTGGTCTTCGGGCAGCGCACCCAGCTCTGGTACGACCTCCCGCTGCGTGATTCGTTCGAAGTGCTCGGCGATCTCTACAACCTCGACCGGACGACGTACCGCGACCGGGTCGGTCTGTTCACCGAGCTGCTCGACCTGTCCGACTTCCTGGACACACCGGTGCGGTCGTTGTCACTCGGTCAGCGGATGCGGGGCGACCTGGTCGCGGCGATGCTGCACGCGCCGTCGATCCTGTTCCTGGACGAGCCGACCGTCGGGCTGGACGTGGTCGCGAAGGCGCGGCTGACCGAGTTCATCGCCGAAACCAACCGCACGGCGGGTACTACTGTCGTACTGACCACGCACGACATGGATGACGTCGAGCGGTTGTGCCAGCGGATCATCGTGATCGACTCCGGCACGGTGCTGTACGACGGTGACCTCTCGAAGCTCAAAGAACGCTTCATGCCGTACCGGTTTCTCGTACTCACTCTTGCCGAGCGCAGCCTTCGCGCTGACATCCCGTTCGCTACCGAAGTGGATGCGGCCGCGGTCGGAGCGGCCGTGCCGTACCCGGACCGCACTGTCGTACTGCGTTTCGACCCGCGAGAGATCGCTACGCCCGCGCTGATCACGCAGGCGTCGCAGGTGTACCAGGTTGATGAGCTGTCGATAGTGGACCCACGGCTGACCGATGTGATCGCGCAGCTGTACGACGGCGTGCTGACGTGA